The Exiguobacterium sp. FSL W8-0210 genome has a window encoding:
- a CDS encoding SDR family oxidoreductase: MTRSLAISLAPDIRVNCISPGAVATRWWAGNEERMHGLVGNLPLKRISTPKDIAEAILFQLTQSSITGQVFLIDNGQTL, translated from the coding sequence ATGACACGCTCACTTGCTATCTCACTCGCACCTGACATTCGCGTTAATTGTATCTCTCCGGGAGCGGTCGCCACGCGTTGGTGGGCTGGTAATGAGGAACGAATGCATGGTTTAGTAGGTAACCTTCCCTTAAAGAGAATCTCCACACCGAAGGATATCGCGGAGGCTATTCTATTCCAGTTGACACAATCGTCCATTACGGGACAAGTCTTCTTGATTGATAACGGGCAAACGCTCTAA
- a CDS encoding ParA family protein, whose translation MMNEERGEMMNIMTFYISKGGSGKTTCSLNMGHALGELGYRTLLVDLDPQGSLSKLMLKESDTIQYMTLYDVQSKGLAIEEILFDDEKHNISLLPSNERNARLINLISEQDKIFLLKDLLAPLAHEFDWIILDSVPSINELSKVVLSCADEVIIPFMPKKLVFDQLGSTVRTIRQVKKYYNASLELTGIMPVAIDLGLKGDREYAEAMKQLATTEQLHVLPSVRRAAFIEKAADSGKSVLQYKSKEGMELAQPFRELALLMTGGPKHESAE comes from the coding sequence ATGATGAATGAAGAAAGGGGAGAGATGATGAATATTATGACGTTTTACATATCAAAAGGAGGATCCGGTAAAACAACCTGTTCGCTCAATATGGGTCATGCCCTTGGTGAACTCGGGTATCGTACGCTTCTCGTTGACTTAGATCCGCAGGGATCATTAAGTAAGTTAATGCTGAAAGAGTCGGATACGATTCAATACATGACACTGTACGACGTCCAGTCTAAAGGATTAGCGATAGAAGAAATCTTATTTGATGATGAAAAACATAATATTAGTCTTCTTCCCTCCAATGAACGAAATGCCCGTTTAATCAATTTAATATCTGAACAAGATAAGATTTTTCTATTAAAAGACTTATTAGCACCTCTTGCCCATGAATTTGATTGGATCATTCTCGATTCAGTCCCTTCAATCAATGAATTATCTAAAGTCGTTTTATCGTGTGCAGACGAGGTGATCATTCCATTTATGCCGAAAAAGCTTGTCTTTGATCAGTTAGGAAGTACGGTTCGAACGATTCGACAAGTGAAGAAGTATTATAATGCTTCGCTAGAGCTAACAGGCATTATGCCGGTCGCAATCGATCTTGGTTTAAAAGGCGATCGCGAATACGCAGAAGCGATGAAACAGTTGGCAACAACAGAGCAATTACATGTTCTCCCCTCTGTACGACGTGCTGCTTTTATTGAAAAGGCAGCAGATAGCGGAAAGAGTGTTTTACAGTACAAGTCGAAGGAAGGCATGGAACTGGCCCAACCATTTCGTGAACTAGCACTCTTGATGACAGGAGGTCCGAAACATGAAAGCGCGGAATAA
- a CDS encoding DinB family protein: MNAGKTMVSYHEWAMRVILDHLAKLPKEVLKKEIKSSYPTIAKTLSHILAVDTMWIQILEKVDFQQALQDAMSQLPLTDAYTIEEFKMAFKNVALKYQTFLNENSDLTVMIDVNYPWSGPRQTTYEEIFLHVSNHGTYHLGNITTMLRQQNETSLMMDYSLFWYEDTTVTT, translated from the coding sequence ATGAACGCTGGAAAAACGATGGTTTCTTATCATGAATGGGCAATGAGAGTGATCTTAGATCATCTAGCTAAATTGCCGAAAGAAGTTTTAAAAAAGGAGATCAAAAGCTCTTATCCTACTATTGCTAAAACCCTCAGCCATATTCTTGCTGTTGATACCATGTGGATTCAAATTCTAGAAAAAGTAGATTTTCAACAAGCATTACAGGATGCGATGAGTCAATTACCGCTTACTGATGCCTATACAATTGAAGAATTCAAAATGGCATTTAAAAATGTAGCATTAAAGTATCAAACCTTCTTAAACGAAAACTCAGATCTCACTGTGATGATAGATGTAAATTATCCTTGGTCAGGTCCACGTCAAACAACCTATGAAGAAATTTTCTTACACGTATCTAACCATGGGACGTACCATTTAGGTAATATCACTACCATGCTTAGACAACAAAATGAAACTTCACTCATGATGGATTATTCTCTTTTTTGGTATGAAGACACGACAGTTACAACATGA